The segment GTGGGTTCCAGGGGTGGGGGGTGGTCCTTTGTAGACTATTGGTGGCCTTCAGAATAGCAAGCCACTCTGGATCATACTCAAGACCCTCAGATGAACCCGGTCTCTCTGGAACATCCACAATCTGCAACACAagtgtacatatatatttaatgcTTGCTTAGATTTATCACCCCTACACCTTAAACTTGCCTGTGACCTTTGTATTATTTAACAACAAAACTTTCTCTCACCTGTAAGAATTCCCTATAGGGCAGACATTTATCCAGGGACAGGAATTTGGTTACACGTGGGGCAGCATTACCTTTAGGCTAAGGACAAGAGAATCCACTGAGTTGGTTTATTACATTGGTGCATTAGATTGGTACTCAGAATAACAATCTAAAATGTACCAGTGGCACATTAGCAGCAATACAGCTAGCTGCAGAAAAACTGTCGCTCTCACCGGATGCTGCATAACAGCAGCAAATTTCACATGAAGATGTGCAGAGAACCAGTAGCTGGGTTGGAGGTGAGCTAGGAGCTCCTCAGCAGCAGGACTTCCAAGAGTGTTGGACTCCACTTCCTGACGCAGGAACTTCTTTTTTCGCAACAATTCCCCTGTGCTTCCATAGTGGTAGATTCCACGAGGCCAGTCATGGCTCATGAAAATGTCTATGGGCATCTGGATCTTAGTGGGGAAAAACATTTATGAATCGATACACACTGTTAAGatataaattaacaatattttaaGTTGTGAGCAAGATAACAAGTTGAATGTAAGATATTTACCTGTTTTAACTTGAATACCTCAATATTTCGGATGTGATATACACTTCGAAGTGTGTCAGGATTGTATGGAGGGAATTCATGATGACCTTAAAGAGCACACATTTCTTGTAAACATACTGCGACATGTATAAAACTTAACCATTAAGCAGTAAAAAAGGGTTTACCAACCTCTTCTGTAGTCACGTGATTTGAAGATGCCAGATACACCACCAATTCTAATCCCTTTGTAGCGAATAACACCAGCATAACCTAGGGAAATACTGTCAAGTCAGACCTGGGAATTAACAGATAGACAGAATAATCACATCTACTGTCTGCTGGTCCATACCCAGATAATAAATGTTGGGTGCCACCCAGCCTCCATAAGGCAGCTCCTGCAGGTGGTTTGAAGCCTCATGGTTCCCTCCAATGAAGATGGTCAGTACTGGAGCCTTCTTCTCTCCAGAATAGTATCTGCAACAAAgacaatttgttttaaatggcCCTGAATCACATCttgcattttttaaacaagaaaaaaaaaatgactgacTTGTAAAAGGTCTGCATCGTTCTGTACTTGGCTGGTACCGCCATACACTTCATGTCTCCCTCATTTCGCACTGCTTGGAAGTCTCCACAGCAAAGCAGCAGGTCCACTTTCACCCCTTCCTTCTTCTCCAGATAGCCGATTGTCTCGTAGATCTTGTCCAGCTCCCCATGGCAGCAGCCTTCCACTGCAATCTTCATGCTGCACAAAGAGGTAAGCTGCGGATCCCCCAGGAAATCACAGTTAGGGTTTGGTTTGTATTCTCTGACCACCTATTGGCTGTCAGCCTCAACACTTTCTAGAGTGCCACGATTCAAGAGCAATAGGagcaaaaattattttgttccttgtgcaataaccctgtTAAATCGTCTCGGGTAACCTTACATTTTAGagattgttttttgtgttcTGATCACAGTATtttgtacatgttttttctacttGTGTTGTCTATCTGATGATGTATGTTTTAGCGTGTATCCTGACTGCAACTTAAGTTTCCCCACTTGGGATAATAATAAACGAGCTGAACTGAACACAAAGATGGTGTATATAACATTTAgtgatttgaaaaaaataaagttaaaaacattGGTGATGCTATTCCTTTCACTAAAAAGTATTAGTATTAGTTAGAGCAATAACATGGTTTTAAGTCAGTAGGTTTGACAATAAAATTACTCACAAAACTAGAAAGGCGACTCCTTTTCGGTTTCACACTTACAACAGTTTTATCAGTCAATGTGCAGAAAGTTGACAATAGTTGCTTTGAATAAAAATAACCAGCTGCTAAACTATGGTAACGTAAGGCATCTCCAATGTCATGTCTCATCTTTATAGAAAGAGTGAATTaaacaatgaaagaaaatgaaacgaAAGCTAATCAATAACTAACGTTAACCTGAAAGGACAGCGTGTGACCACTTGTAACACATTACGTATTTAAGGACAGTAATGCACAattacttttgtctttttttggagCTATTACCGTTGGCTCGAAGACGCGCACATCAAAAAGTTGTGCCCAACCACATTTTTATATCTGACAATTGGGGCTAGCTACTTCTACTTTCGTGCGTGTCCACAAGGCCTttgcaatatatatttttatcttaCTCAGCGTATACTATTACAACATACCGCTAAACATAACTGGTAAGAttagaaacaaaacagaacatgtAATAGCTGGCTAGGCCACGCAGTTAACGTTAATCTGATACAccataacgttaacgttacatcGTGTTGGACCAGAGAGCAAACAGTGAACCATATTCCTCCCACAAACACACCAGAgcaatataaaataacaaactCATTACTTACGGCGATAAGTGAATAACTAGAAAGTATGTGTGTCCAGTATTTTACGTCGTAAACttacaaaatgtttctttaaatcaTGTTTATGTTACAGGTTAGCAGACACACGACGATAGAATGAATTTTCCCACCTCGCAGCTACCACTTAATGCGCATGCGCAGTACGTCACCAACTTAAGTAAACCGTTCGTTTGTGACCGGTGGCGGTAGATTCTACCCAGAAATTGTGGAAaactatttttacatttacgTACTGTTTAGCATATATTAACCTAAAATTGGTATCTGTCTAACattctgtatttgtatttaactCTGTATTAATTACATGACATATGGGTCaagttatttctttttaatcGAATCTAACTCGAAGCGACATCACCTACGTCACGTTTATAAACAAAATTTACCTCATTGACAAATCCACAGTCTGAGACACCTCGCCAAGTtagcagtgttgttgtttttttgttgtgtatCTGCTGCTAGTTTTTACAGCCGAGCTCGTAGAGGGATATTTAATCACCTGATTTTACTAACGCCAGCGAGGAGCTGCGTGGTTTAGCTGCAGTTACTTTTTAAAAGCCGCTCACAGCTGCTCTGGGGGGCGGAGTGTCTGCAAAGTGCTGCGCCGATTGGGGCGCTCGATCGTGGGAAGAGAGATGGCGTGCTTGTTGGAGGCCCCACTCCGCATCAGTGTGCTGTCTGTGAGTGTCCCTCTGTCATAGTTTCAAATAGCGTTGTCAGATTTGCAGAACGCTCACTCCAACAGCGAGTGGTTAATATGATTTGATGAGTCATATGAAGAAGCTAGGAGCTGTCAAACTATGAAGGGTGTATGTCTTCTGTTAGCTTGGAAGCTAAGTTAAAGGCTTAGCAACATGTAGCTGCTACAGTGGCTGGTGATTAGAATGGTTTTCTACCCTGACCTCGCCCGGCCGGGCGGGAACGTTCTGAACATGTGAAGGGGTGCACGTGATTAATGTGTCCGTTCGCCCCGTCTGTGTATTAAGATACACAAACTAAACGAACGAAGTACCTGTCAGTGTCACTCGGAATGAGCTAGCAGCTAACTGCTAATAAGAGTGAGAGTGCTGTCACTAAATATCCAAACGCGTTTAAAATATCGCACACTGCACAGTGTGAAACACGTTGCAGGATTGAGCATTTTATCCCAAAGATCCGATTTTATTTTCCCGTAACCTTTGCAGCTTGCTAATTACAACAGCAAACTTAACGTTGTTAAGCTAGCTGTGCTcaaagtaacgttagctagcaacTAGCATACGGTTAAGCTAGAGAAGCTAAAAACTCACTGATTGCCCACCTCTTGAGGAGTTTTCGAGTGGGTTAAAATGAGCTCTGTCATCAGCCAAAAGTCTAACAATTAGGATAGTATTGCAGTTTATTCTGGAAGGTGACGACGGCTGTAACTTAAAGTTATCGTTAAATAAGTAGCGATTAAGATAAAATATAACGATTGTAAATCAAAGACAGGTTTATGCATGTGCAGAATGTGCACAGCAGCGTGTTAGCTGGAAGAGGTCTGTTCCTCTGGGGTCATGTGGAAAGTTCTGGTTAAAGCTGTCAATGATATAAACAAGGTTTTCAGGTGCCACATGTAGCCACTGGGTGTCATGTATAACTGCCTGTAAACGGCCCTGCATGGAGGCtgctgtatgtgtgagtgtgcgttACTGTGGGTCTTTTAAATGTCTGCAATAAATTTAAAAgccttttatttaagttaaatgaTCGAGAAATTGCTTTAGTTTTTCTAATATTTGGAGCTATTTAAATGCATGGTATTTTTCCAGTCAGAAGTAAACCTAATTATGCAGACTTTTAGTCCGGCAAACTCTTTCTCTCAGCTTTCCAGCTTTAATTTGTTGTAAAATTGTTCTTAAAATGCGAAAAGGCCATTAAATATGCTCAAATCTGTACACtatatttcttgtttttctgttgtgtgtAAGTGAAAGAGAATCTGAAATTATTAAGTTCTCAttaagtaatttttaaaaaatgtgtcagTGAACTTTATCACTGTTGTATTTATCTTCACGCAGGAAGTCACTGCCACTAGTCGCCATTATGTTGACAGACTGTTTGACCCTGACCCACAGAAAGTGCTGCAGGGAGTCATGTAAGTACAGCAgcacttaataaataaataaataaataaataaatgaataaataatgtgtgtgtggtgtcttAACTATTGGAGGAAGGGAAAGGCTCTATATAGAGTGTATATTAATTATTGTGCAGAAAATGACTGTCTGTCCCTTCACGGCTTGACTACATTTTGTAGAGTGGATATATTGCTGCTATTCCACCAGCTAGCTTACTGGAAGAGTGAGGACTTTAATCTGCCAGTATGTTTCAGCACAGCATGTGGCTTTAccaaatttattttttcttttgataaaCCCTGATGAATGTCCTGTGCTGAAATGCGTTGGTAAAATAACGTACACACTTTTCCAGGAAGCCAGCTGGTTTTGCTTAATGTCTTTCACAGGTTGTTGATCAAATCAGCTAATGAAAAGACTTATTTTGGATATCATATTGAATTAATCAGTAGAAAACATGACTGAGGGTGGTATTACTGAGTGAGCACCGTCTCTATGTTTACAGGCTTTCATGAGACAGCCTATTTCACTCTTCAGTGTGACTTCATATCTCTAACTCACTCTCTGTCTCAACCGCGGTGACCTGGACTCTGACTATTTCACTGTTATTTTTAACTTCTGAAGAGACTAGCTCTGGTTACGGCTTGTACCGCTCCACTAGCCGAGCACCTGACTGACTTGACTGCCTGCTACAGCTGTACTTTTCCACTAGGCTCACCCGCTATTTGATATAATCTGGGGCActtggagagagagaagaggaaatgttgcatggaaaacaaaatgcagtGAATACAAATTAACAGGCTCATTCTGTGTCCTACAAGATTATGTGATACATCTGCTTGATTTAAACCTTCTCTGTTCCAATTTGCAAATGTCAACCTGGTTGACCTCTGTCTGCCTGGTGCCTTTTATAACTTTTCAGATGATCTAACTCATTGCCCCTGCTCTGCCGGAGACTACTTTTCACAATCTCTGAACAGTCTGATGACTATTAGCTCAGCTTATATTATCAAAGGACACCGCTGGGCGAAATGCATCTTTAGAGAAATGTAATGTGCTGTACTTAAAGCAAGTTTCatatttttagaataaaaacattCCAATAGGATTGCTTTAGATTATGGCCCACAACGTACAGCATCATTCTTCCCAATTTATTGTACAGTTTACCGGTAGTACGTACCAATACGCTTGTAGGTACAAGGTGTAAAGTTCAGGAACAGAAATGCCAGATTATTGCTCCATAGGTTGGACCTAAAATATTAGAATAGGTACTCTCTTTAGGTTCCCAAATTGTTAACCCCTTATTCTCCAACTTCACATCTTCTCTTGTACCTACAAGTATGTATCTATATGTACTTTAGTGTAAAAAATGGTGTGCTAGTAAATTGGTAAGAATTACGCTGTGCATAGTGGGCAGTAATACGGCTTTATCTAACTTTTTATCGGCTTTTGTTATTGATAGTGAAGTACATTTGTCACAATTGCCTCAAATAGATTGCCAAGAAGGGtcctcatctgtgtgtgtgtgtgtgtatatgtctgACTTCAGTGACATGAAGAATGCAGTCATAGGAAACAACAAGCAGAAGGCCAATCTGATTGTCCTCGGAGCTGTGCCGAGGTATGTCTCTGCACACCATTCCACTTCGACTTCCTCCTACTTGCCACTCTCTGACCATTAACCTTTTTTTAGATAGCAGCTAAATTACAATGTGACCATCTACACTGCAACTTAGAGGTTTCTTAGCACCCCTTTACAGTGaacttgcgtgtgtgtgtgtgtgtgtgtgtgtgtttgtttgttcattggTTCCAGGTTATTATACCTGCTTCAGCAGAGCTCATCCAGTCTGGAGCTGAGGACAGAGTGTGCCGTCGTGCTTGGCAGCCTAGCCATGGGCACTGAAAACAACATCAAATCCCTCGTGGACTGTCACATCATCCCTGCCCTTCTTCAAGGTTGGGGCACACATACATGCTCATGAATGCAAATCCTTACTCCAGAGCATAACACCTTCAGTGAATTGCAGAGAGACTGACCTTCAGTATCCAACCCCTTTGTTTTGTGCTTGCAGGTCTATTGTGTCCTGAAGTAATCTTCATTGAAGCTTGTCTTCGATGTCTCAGAACTGTCTTCATCAGTCCAGTCACCCCTGTGCAGCTGCTCTATACTGTAGGTTGTCTTGTACATGTTCTGCCTGGCCTATAAATGAGCACCAGTACAATTTTAGACATAACTTGTCTGTTTAACAAGCTCACTGAGTGCAGAGTACCTGTCTGTGTCAATTAATtttgtcatttatatttttctttattattatacCAAGTACATGAACGTGTAcgtcaaacacattcattcatacagTAACCCGTCTTAAACAGAACAGTGTAGgttattattcatttagccTGTTGTGCACAAAATGACTCATTCATTTGGTAAATATACAGGCTGTGAAACCAAAGCAGCAagctaaaacagaaaaagtttgaaTCTCAGTCGCATGGCACAGTAGCATGAGCCATGCTTTCACTTTACCCAAACATTTGGTTCAGTGGTAATATCACAAATATTACAGATTTTAAATGCATAATTACCTCCAAGTGTATGTTATAGCATTTGAAACAAATTCATGCAGGTTCTTATACACTATATTAATGCAGGTATTGATGCTTCAGTATCAGTTACGTTTGCCTCTAATTGTGTATTTTAGCAAGGACCAGGCCAGTTCTAACTATTGCTATTTTGAAATTAGAATTGGGTGCGTTTATTTTTTAGGACCCCACTGTGATTCCCCATCTAATGTCTCTACTGAGTCATTCGCAGAGAGCCCAGGAGTACATCACACAGATCTTCGCCCACTGTTGTAAGGTATTTATTGgtatttgtacacacacaaacacacacacagtggagtcCATCACACTTGTAACCAGACCAAGATTCATTGGTGATTGGACGTTTGTCGTCTCCAGACCCCAGAGCATCAGACGGTTCTTTTCAACCACGGCGCCATCCAGAACATTGCCCCTCTACTTATCTCACCCTCTTATAAGGTAtttggctgtctctctctgggTATATATGCTGAACCAAGTGGATGATTCGACCTTTCATACACACAGTAGTCATTTACCTCCTGTATGTCATTCAATCCTTCCAACCAACCTCATGACTTCTGCAGGTCCGAATGCAGGCGTTAAAGTGTTTCTCAGTCCTGGCCTATGAGAACACTCAGGTCTCCATGACACTGGTGAATGGTGAGG is part of the Micropterus dolomieu isolate WLL.071019.BEF.003 ecotype Adirondacks linkage group LG07, ASM2129224v1, whole genome shotgun sequence genome and harbors:
- the dbr1 gene encoding lariat debranching enzyme, giving the protein MKIAVEGCCHGELDKIYETIGYLEKKEGVKVDLLLCCGDFQAVRNEGDMKCMAVPAKYRTMQTFYKYYSGEKKAPVLTIFIGGNHEASNHLQELPYGGWVAPNIYYLGYAGVIRYKGIRIGGVSGIFKSRDYRRGHHEFPPYNPDTLRSVYHIRNIEVFKLKQIQMPIDIFMSHDWPRGIYHYGSTGELLRKKKFLRQEVESNTLGSPAAEELLAHLQPSYWFSAHLHVKFAAVMQHPPKGNAAPRVTKFLSLDKCLPYREFLQIVDVPERPGSSEGLEYDPEWLAILKATNSLQRTTPHPWNPPENNGLHERWDFRPSEEAMMQVVEDLSGELAIPDNFSRTVPPYDPNNPQPHATPSCNTNPQTTELCATLGLTDIYAQVGQGGDGLGRVQGSTGGEEEEDEDEHSVASVDEPSEYPTDTSGLSSSLNPDEITIEDEWEEEEGKEEDDRSNSKAAAKGDELSDVPVGEIHTPSRMILPEPKSDFSPTRMSNLMNLPPPAHSTPAVARSHFGAEGEGHCEGDDEDATAVRILKRTSDETKAAGSRDTTPRIKRRNQVIYTTVEGEECED